The following DNA comes from Nitrospira sp..
GAAAGTCCGGCTTGCTGAGGACGCGCACGACGTCAATCCGGGTCCCTGAGCGCTGGAACACGACTCGGTAGTCGCCTGCTCTCAGACGGTACAGGGCGGCTTTAAACCCTTGCAGCTTCTTGATGCGCTTTCCGTCCGGGATGGGATCGTCGGCAAGGCGAGCGCAATCGGCGAGAACCTGATTGGTGATTTTATCTGAAAGTCCATCGAGATCTCGCTGTGCCTTCGCTGACAGAAAGACCTGATAGGTCACTTCGTGCGCGCTTTCTTCTTGACGCGTGTCGCTTTGTATTCAGATAGCCGCATCGTTCGACCAGCGCGGACATCATTGAGGCCTTCTTCGATTTTTTTGCGAAGGGTCGGACTATACGCCAACAAGGCGTCCTCGATATTGTCTTCTGTCACCGGCACCAGCATCGCAGTCGGTCGCCCGTGAGTGGTCACCAGCACAGTGTTCCCTCGCTCAACGGTTCTGAGCATCTCGGATGTCTTGGCTTTGAGTTCGCGAACATTTGTGAATTTCATAGGTCCCTTTTCTGTAGTTTCAAGTGAGACTGCATCATAGATTCAGATACAGACGGAGTCAAGGGAGATTGGGTAGGTGCAAGCGTACGTATGGGGGTCGTGTTGCAATCAAGCAGTGCGGTTTTGGCGGTAAGCGTGGCGGCTCGTCGGTGCTCATGGTGGGTATGTGACTCTCGGGAGACAGTCCTAGCGGAGTGTCTGGATCTTGCCGAGGGTTGCTTCGCCCAAGCCGAGGGGTGTGATGCGCGTGCGTGCGTCGCATAGCAAGAAGGCGTCGGCC
Coding sequences within:
- a CDS encoding type II toxin-antitoxin system RelE/ParE family toxin, whose amino-acid sequence is MTYQVFLSAKAQRDLDGLSDKITNQVLADCARLADDPIPDGKRIKKLQGFKAALYRLRAGDYRVVFQRSGTRIDVVRVLSKPDFQKTY
- a CDS encoding type II toxin-antitoxin system prevent-host-death family antitoxin; the protein is MKFTNVRELKAKTSEMLRTVERGNTVLVTTHGRPTAMLVPVTEDNIEDALLAYSPTLRKKIEEGLNDVRAGRTMRLSEYKATRVKKKARTK